A single Halalkalicoccus tibetensis DNA region contains:
- a CDS encoding DUF5305 family protein, producing the protein MNDQNVSDPEFKLRYYLDRYFTLVIAVLLVCLLISGWVTYVAYTDQQTETDEETLAVYDSTVDFQHSATAPEDNPLYAAGTELENQSVYFYRATPVVDGEFVYEYETTEPTDVEIETDLELVLRSTEEIDNDDEVLLEHWRQSETVGEETLQQEGSSGEHTIPFGVAIADLEHQLWTINEILRTPEQRPDDDLGSLPGDTEIAVVATTSVTTDLAGEEIEREEVNELVMDPQSGLVRVDERTETEPTEVIETSTDSVPPSVFSGIVIPLLALGSLVAVVGLAVVRSRGRVAPAPDRLRLYEEQRARKRFDDWISTGTMPEEHLQLPTTTVNSLADLVDAAIDTNSRVIEDEQLPVYHFVNGSTRYVYTPPTHLTTESSPTEGEVED; encoded by the coding sequence ATGAACGATCAAAACGTCTCCGACCCAGAGTTCAAGCTTCGATATTACCTCGACAGGTATTTTACACTCGTCATCGCCGTTTTGCTTGTCTGTCTGCTCATCAGTGGCTGGGTGACGTACGTCGCCTATACTGACCAGCAGACCGAGACGGACGAGGAAACGCTCGCTGTCTACGATTCGACGGTCGACTTCCAGCATTCGGCGACGGCCCCCGAGGACAATCCACTCTATGCTGCCGGCACTGAATTGGAGAATCAGTCGGTCTATTTCTATCGTGCAACACCGGTAGTCGATGGGGAGTTCGTCTATGAATACGAGACTACGGAGCCCACCGACGTCGAGATAGAAACGGATTTAGAGCTAGTCCTTCGTTCGACGGAGGAGATCGATAACGACGACGAAGTGCTTCTCGAACATTGGCGCCAGTCAGAAACGGTTGGTGAAGAGACACTTCAACAAGAGGGGAGTTCTGGTGAACACACGATTCCATTCGGGGTGGCGATCGCGGATCTCGAACACCAGCTGTGGACTATCAACGAGATTCTTCGGACTCCTGAACAGAGACCCGATGACGATCTGGGGAGCCTCCCCGGCGACACAGAAATCGCGGTCGTCGCAACGACATCCGTTACGACAGACCTTGCTGGGGAGGAAATAGAGCGAGAGGAGGTGAATGAACTAGTGATGGATCCCCAAAGTGGGTTGGTCCGTGTCGACGAGAGGACCGAAACCGAGCCAACGGAGGTTATTGAAACATCGACCGACAGTGTCCCGCCGAGTGTTTTCAGTGGTATCGTCATACCGCTACTGGCCCTTGGTTCGCTGGTAGCTGTTGTCGGACTAGCTGTTGTACGTTCACGCGGAAGAGTAGCTCCAGCACCCGATCGCCTACGGCTGTACGAGGAGCAACGGGCACGCAAGCGGTTCGATGACTGGATCTCGACGGGGACGATGCCGGAAGAGCATCTGCAGTTGCCGACCACGACTGTCAACTCACTCGCGGATCTCGTCGATGCGGCGATCGATACGAACAGTCGTGTAATTGAGGATGAGCAGTTGCCAGTCTACCACTTCGTGAACGGTTCGACACGATACGTATACACACCACCGACGCATCTGACGACCGAGTCGAGTCCTACAGAGGGTGAGGTGGAGGACTGA
- a CDS encoding signal peptidase I, with protein MLLPLIGGGLLGQPIGLGFVETGSMEPTIDAGDGFVAVPGLLSGEVEEGDVIVFEATNVQGGEVTTHRIVGETDHGYITQGDANPFSDQSQGEPPVTDGQILATALQIGTTVVVIPHLGTMVLFMSNILTSMSAVLSQLLGRPIPGGAAGLGYLFIGLGAVVLAVTILRGEDRTRRFRSRSRSRRGVLSRRRLVVLIVIVVSMPLVAGMAIPSGVHEYGIVSAERDSPASHVIEAGETSRDTHTVPNTGVVPTVVVTEPASEGIAVDRSVTHLGARTSADVTVEIEAPPETGYYYRHLAEYHYPIVLPPSLLIALHGIHPLVAGSAILATAAGIPALVAYLVLEPGRYRTRSRSR; from the coding sequence GTGCTGCTGCCACTGATTGGTGGGGGACTGTTAGGGCAGCCGATCGGACTGGGTTTCGTCGAAACAGGGAGCATGGAACCGACGATCGATGCAGGGGATGGGTTCGTCGCCGTTCCAGGCTTGCTAAGCGGAGAAGTCGAAGAGGGTGACGTTATCGTGTTTGAAGCGACCAACGTCCAGGGCGGTGAGGTGACGACACACCGTATCGTTGGCGAGACCGATCACGGGTATATCACACAAGGAGACGCTAACCCGTTTTCCGACCAGAGCCAAGGGGAACCCCCAGTGACGGACGGTCAGATACTCGCGACTGCCCTGCAGATCGGTACTACCGTCGTCGTCATACCACATCTCGGAACAATGGTGCTGTTTATGTCAAATATACTCACTAGCATGTCCGCCGTCCTCTCACAGCTATTGGGGAGACCGATACCAGGGGGTGCCGCCGGATTGGGGTATCTCTTCATCGGTCTCGGCGCTGTGGTTCTCGCTGTGACGATACTCCGTGGTGAGGACCGGACGCGGCGCTTTCGGTCCCGGTCCCGTTCACGACGCGGCGTTCTCTCCCGTCGTCGCCTCGTCGTTCTGATCGTTATCGTCGTATCGATGCCATTAGTGGCGGGTATGGCCATCCCGTCGGGCGTTCACGAGTACGGGATCGTGAGCGCGGAACGCGACTCGCCAGCATCCCATGTCATCGAAGCGGGCGAAACTAGCCGTGATACACATACGGTTCCGAACACGGGGGTCGTTCCGACGGTCGTGGTCACCGAACCGGCAAGCGAAGGGATAGCGGTCGACCGCTCCGTAACCCATCTCGGGGCTCGCACCTCAGCTGACGTCACCGTCGAGATCGAAGCACCGCCGGAGACGGGCTACTACTACAGACATCTCGCGGAGTATCACTACCCAATCGTCCTCCCGCCATCGTTGCTCATCGCGCTTCACGGCATCCACCCGTTGGTCGCAGGAAGCGCTATTCTGGCTACTGCTGCCGGGATTCCCGCCCTCGTTGCGTATCTCGTCCTCGAACCCGGTCGCTACAGAACGCGATCACGGTCCCGATAA